A single genomic interval of Zingiber officinale cultivar Zhangliang chromosome 4A, Zo_v1.1, whole genome shotgun sequence harbors:
- the LOC121972442 gene encoding beta-glucosidase 31-like: MGSQSSLTEDGGRLSAVEWAPCYASPNQEWVVEWRSWLPNPGGNFGEGGYVKFGLRKKRRPVTSHESKRSHLVKKGQQKLSKRALVYDSARSEPLWKGLLQREEELPASGTPLHTKDKFRRTEDKRTEDIAADQYHKYKVDHGRGLVNPEGVQYYNNLINELKKYGIEPHATLLHFDLPQSLEDEYSGLLSPKIVEDFTAYADVCFREFGDRVKYWITVNEPNIEPILGHDLGIFPPNHCSSSLASSLGLNCSKGNSSVEPYVAGHNLLLSHASAVSLYRKKYQPNQGGYIGITLLGIWFEPATRLPYDIAAVNRALDFLIGW, from the exons ATGGGATCCCAAAGCTCATTGACGGAGGATGGAGGAAGGTTGTCGGCGGTGGAGTGGGCTCCCTGCTATGCCTCTCCCAATCAAGAATGGGTTGTGGAATGGAGGAGTTGGCTCCCAAATCCAGGAGGAAACTTCGGTGAAGGTGGCTACGTGAAATTCGGCTTGAGGAAGAAGCGGCGGCCA GTAACTAGCCATGAATCTAAAAGATCGCACCTTGTCAAAAAAGGACAGCAAAAGTTGAGCAAGAGAGCTTTGGTTTATGATTCTGCTAGATCTGAACCTCT GTGGAAGGGGCTGCTGCAGAGGGAGGAAGAACTCCCTGCATCTGGGACACCTTTGCACACGAAGGATAAATTTC GGAGAACAGAGGACAAAAGAACTGAAGACATAGCAGCTGATCAGTATCACAAGTACAAGGTCGATC ATGGTAGAGGGCTAGTTAATCCAGAAGGGGTGCAGTATTATAATAACTTGATCAATGAACTCAAGAAATATG GAATTGAACCTCATGCCACTCTTCTTCACTTTGACCTCCCCCAATCTTTGGAAGATGAATATTCTGGACTCTTGAGCCCAAAGATTGT AGAGGACTTCACTGCTTATGCTGATGTGTGCTTTAGAGAGTTTGGGGATAGAGTGAAATACTGGATCACTGTCAATGAGCCAAACATTGAACCCATCCTTGGCCATGATCTGGGAATATTTCCACCAAATCACTGCTCTTCCTCCTTGGCCTCTTCCCTTGGCCTCAATTGCAGCAAAGGGAATTCATCTGTTGAACCATATGTAGCTGGTCATAACCTTTTGCTTTCTCATGCATCAGCAGTCTCCCTATACAGAAAGAAATATCAG CCAAATCAAGGGGGATATATTGGAATTACCTTACTAGGGATCTGGTTTGAGCCAGCTACAAGATTACCATATGATATAGCAGCAGTTAATAGAGCACTCGATTTTCTAATAGGCTGGTGA